A single window of Actinoallomurus bryophytorum DNA harbors:
- a CDS encoding serpin family protein has translation MYEFALNLDGRLDATGNRVWSPYSVASALGLAAAGARGRTYDELVRALGAAPGELRIAEAATLDGAEIAVANTLWMREGLPVEEAYERAVAGFPGAAVRHADFGGDAEGARRAVNAEVAKTTRELIRDLLPPGSVEAQTTAIIVNALYLKAAWQRVFAKGDTRPAPFDGPGGRRRVPTMRRTGHLPYADADGWRMVTLAAEGGVVADVLLGPDESAPSPQVLRRLYDAARSVKVELSVPRFRVESQTSLTDPLRALGVTTAFTRDADFSGITAEATQIDRIEHKAVLDADEDGFEGAAATAVVMVPAGLDMSRPVEFRVDRPFAVVVRHPATEAVYFLAHVVEP, from the coding sequence ATGTATGAGTTCGCGCTGAACCTCGACGGCCGGCTGGATGCGACGGGAAACCGGGTCTGGTCGCCGTACTCGGTCGCGTCGGCGCTCGGTCTGGCCGCCGCCGGCGCACGCGGCCGCACCTACGACGAGCTGGTGCGCGCGCTGGGCGCGGCACCGGGCGAGCTCCGCATCGCCGAGGCGGCCACGCTCGACGGCGCGGAGATCGCCGTGGCCAACACGCTCTGGATGCGCGAGGGGCTGCCCGTCGAGGAGGCCTACGAACGCGCGGTCGCCGGCTTCCCGGGCGCGGCGGTGCGGCACGCCGACTTCGGCGGCGATGCCGAGGGCGCGCGGCGGGCCGTCAACGCCGAGGTGGCCAAGACGACGCGCGAGCTCATCCGCGACCTGCTGCCGCCCGGCTCGGTCGAGGCGCAGACCACCGCGATCATCGTCAACGCCCTCTATCTCAAGGCCGCCTGGCAGCGGGTGTTCGCCAAGGGCGACACCCGGCCGGCGCCCTTCGACGGCCCCGGTGGACGGCGGAGAGTGCCGACGATGCGCCGTACCGGGCACCTGCCGTACGCCGACGCTGACGGCTGGCGGATGGTCACGCTCGCCGCCGAGGGCGGGGTCGTCGCGGACGTCCTGCTCGGGCCGGACGAGAGCGCGCCGTCTCCGCAGGTGCTCCGGCGGCTGTACGACGCCGCGAGGTCGGTGAAGGTGGAGCTGTCGGTGCCGAGGTTCCGGGTCGAGAGTCAGACGAGCCTGACCGACCCCCTTCGCGCCCTGGGTGTCACCACCGCCTTCACCCGTGACGCCGACTTCTCCGGCATCACCGCCGAGGCCACGCAGATCGACCGGATCGAGCACAAGGCGGTGCTCGACGCCGACGAGGACGGCTTCGAGGGCGCGGCGGCGACCGCGGTGGTCATGGTGCCCGCGGGCCTCGACATGAGCAGGCCGGTGGAGTTCCGCGTCGACCGGCCCTTCGCGGTCGTCGTGCGCCACCCGGCGACCGAGGCCGTCTACTTCCTCGCCCACGTGGTCGAGCCCTGA
- a CDS encoding GlxA family transcriptional regulator — translation MHTIAVLALDGVIGFDLTTPLEVFGRTRLPDGRMPYRVRVCAPAPEVDAGAFTLRAPWGLDMLAEADTIMVPGVADPTAPVPAEVVDALRRAAEAGTRIASICAGAFTLAAAGLLDGRRATTHWVAAGLLAARHPAVEVDPDVLYVDDGRLLTSAGAAAGLDLCLHMIRCDHGSAVAADAARLSVMALEREGGQAQFIVHEQPPATRGSLLEPVLRWMEENSGRDLTLDDIAAHAGMSTRTLNRRFREQTGTTPLQWLHRARIRQAQYLLETTTHPVDRIASQVGFGSPTAFRDRFRRVAGTSPGAYRRAFR, via the coding sequence ATGCACACGATCGCCGTACTCGCGCTGGACGGGGTCATCGGCTTCGATCTGACGACGCCGCTGGAGGTGTTCGGCCGCACACGCCTGCCCGACGGCCGCATGCCGTACCGGGTACGCGTCTGCGCCCCCGCGCCCGAGGTCGACGCGGGGGCCTTCACGCTCCGCGCGCCCTGGGGGCTGGACATGCTGGCGGAGGCGGACACGATCATGGTGCCGGGCGTCGCCGACCCCACCGCGCCGGTTCCCGCCGAGGTGGTCGACGCGTTGCGGCGGGCGGCCGAGGCGGGCACACGCATCGCCTCGATCTGCGCCGGCGCCTTCACCCTCGCCGCGGCGGGCCTGCTGGACGGCAGGCGCGCCACCACCCACTGGGTCGCCGCCGGGCTCCTGGCCGCCCGGCATCCGGCCGTGGAGGTGGATCCCGACGTCCTCTATGTGGACGACGGGCGGCTGCTGACCTCCGCGGGCGCGGCGGCAGGGCTCGACCTGTGCCTGCACATGATCCGGTGCGACCATGGTTCGGCCGTGGCCGCCGACGCCGCGCGTCTCTCGGTGATGGCCCTGGAAAGAGAGGGCGGGCAGGCGCAGTTCATCGTGCACGAGCAGCCGCCGGCGACACGGGGTTCGCTGCTCGAACCCGTGCTGCGATGGATGGAGGAGAACTCCGGACGTGACCTCACCCTCGACGACATCGCCGCGCATGCCGGGATGAGCACCCGTACGCTCAACCGGCGCTTCCGCGAGCAGACGGGCACGACACCCTTGCAGTGGCTGCACCGGGCGCGGATCCGCCAGGCGCAGTACCTCCTGGAGACCACCACGCATCCCGTCGACCGCATCGCGAGCCAGGTCGGGTTCGGCTCGCCGACGGCGTTCCGCGACCGTTTCCGTCGCGTGGCGGGCACCAGTCCGGGTGCCTACCGGCGCGCGTTCCGCTGA
- a CDS encoding multifunctional oxoglutarate decarboxylase/oxoglutarate dehydrogenase thiamine pyrophosphate-binding subunit/dihydrolipoyllysine-residue succinyltransferase subunit: protein MSTQSSRSSADLSTPDFGPNEWLVDELYQKYLEDPNSVDRAWWNFFADYQPDRPAKADGAAAASPAPQTAPAAPAPQQKPAAEPTAKPAGPAAQKAAEKPAKKAAPTPQVPSGAEEVRLRGVAARTVTNMESSLTVPTATSVRAVPAKLLIDNRIVINNHLKRGRGGKVSFTHLIGYALVRALQAMPEMNASYTEVDGKPTLVRPEHVNFGLAIDLKKDDGQRQLVVPNIKSAEALDFRQFWAAYEEVVRKARGNKLTIDDYAGTTISLTNPGTIGTVHSVPRLMPGQGTIIGVGAMEYPAEYAGTSSEALARLGISKVMTLTSTYDHRIIQGAQSGDFLRRVHQLLLGEDEFYDEIFEALRIPYEPVRWVQDISTSHEDDVAKVARVHELIHAYRVRGHLMADTDPLEYTQRRHPDLDVLKHGLTLWDLEREFATGGFGGKPTMKLRDILGVLRNSYCRTVGIEYMHIQDPKERAWIQERVEVPPGKPDPEEQKHILGRLNTAEAFETFLQTKFVGQKRFSLEGGESLIPLLDAVITSAAQSHLDEVVIGMAHRGRLNVLANIVGKSYGQIFGEFEGNLDPRSAQGSGDVKYHLGADGDFVARDGSKIRTSLVANPSHLETVDPVAEGVVRAKQDILDVGEGGFTVMPVLIHGDAAFAGQGVVAETLNLSQLRGYRTGGSIHVVVNNQVGFTTAPEYSRSSVYATDVARMIQAPIFHVNGDDPEQCARVAQLAFEYRQAFNKDVVIDMICYRRRGHNESDNPSFTQPLMYDLIDAKRSVRKLYTEALIGRGDISVEEAEQALRDYQEQLERAFSETREAINQPPQDSFTKPDTERIPVDHASVPSAISEETVKRILDTQVNPPEGFTPHPRVQPLLQKRAQMVEDDAIDWATGEMFALGGLLIDGRPVRLVGQDTRRGTFGQRHAVLFDRKTGEEYTPLKQFGQGTSKFYVHDSLLSEYAAMGFEYGYSMTRPDALVCWEAQFGDFANGAQSIMDEYVSSGEQKWGQHSSVVLLLPHGHEGQGPDHTSARIERYLQDCAQDNMTVAQPTTPANYFHLLRWQALSPREKPLIVFTPKSMLRLKAATSAISEFTSGTFLPVIGDTVEPGDVRRVVFTTGKLYYDLDKARAKSGDTSTALVRVERLYPLPVDEIKAELAKYSSDAELIWAQEEPANMGAWPFMALKLPPHLEGRELKRVSRKASSSPAVGSAKIHTAEQQGLVAAIFGED from the coding sequence GTGTCGACTCAGTCGTCGCGATCCTCTGCCGACCTGAGCACTCCCGACTTCGGTCCGAATGAGTGGTTGGTCGACGAGCTTTACCAAAAATATCTAGAAGACCCCAACTCAGTCGATCGAGCCTGGTGGAACTTCTTCGCGGACTATCAGCCGGACCGCCCGGCGAAGGCGGACGGTGCGGCCGCGGCCTCTCCTGCACCGCAGACCGCCCCGGCGGCTCCCGCGCCCCAGCAGAAGCCCGCGGCCGAGCCGACGGCCAAGCCCGCCGGGCCCGCGGCCCAGAAGGCCGCCGAGAAGCCGGCGAAGAAGGCGGCCCCCACGCCTCAGGTCCCGAGCGGCGCCGAAGAGGTACGCCTGCGCGGCGTCGCCGCCCGCACGGTGACCAACATGGAGTCCAGCCTCACGGTTCCCACCGCGACGAGCGTGCGCGCGGTGCCGGCCAAGCTCTTGATCGACAACCGCATCGTCATCAACAACCACCTCAAGCGCGGGCGCGGTGGCAAGGTCTCCTTCACCCACCTCATCGGCTACGCCCTCGTCCGCGCGCTGCAGGCGATGCCGGAGATGAACGCCTCCTACACCGAGGTGGACGGCAAGCCCACGCTGGTCCGGCCCGAGCACGTCAACTTCGGCCTGGCGATCGACCTGAAGAAGGACGACGGCCAGCGACAGCTCGTCGTGCCCAACATCAAGAGCGCCGAGGCCCTCGACTTCCGCCAGTTCTGGGCGGCCTACGAAGAGGTCGTCCGCAAGGCGCGGGGCAACAAGCTCACGATCGACGACTACGCCGGCACCACGATCAGCCTGACCAACCCGGGCACCATCGGCACCGTCCACTCGGTGCCGCGGCTCATGCCCGGCCAGGGCACGATCATCGGCGTGGGCGCGATGGAGTACCCCGCCGAGTACGCCGGCACGTCCTCCGAGGCACTGGCCCGGCTCGGCATCAGCAAGGTCATGACGCTGACGTCGACCTATGACCACCGCATCATCCAGGGCGCCCAGTCGGGCGACTTCCTGCGCCGCGTCCACCAGTTGCTGCTGGGCGAGGACGAGTTCTACGACGAGATCTTCGAGGCGCTGCGGATCCCGTACGAGCCGGTGCGCTGGGTCCAGGACATCAGCACCAGCCACGAGGACGACGTCGCCAAGGTCGCCCGGGTGCACGAGCTGATCCACGCCTACCGCGTGCGCGGCCACCTCATGGCCGACACCGACCCGCTGGAGTACACCCAGCGCCGCCACCCCGACCTGGACGTGCTCAAGCACGGTCTCACCCTGTGGGACCTGGAGCGGGAGTTCGCCACCGGCGGGTTCGGCGGCAAGCCGACCATGAAGCTCCGTGACATCCTCGGCGTGCTGCGCAACTCCTACTGCCGCACCGTCGGCATCGAGTACATGCACATCCAGGACCCCAAGGAGCGCGCCTGGATCCAGGAACGCGTCGAGGTGCCGCCGGGCAAGCCGGACCCCGAGGAGCAGAAGCACATCCTCGGCCGGCTCAACACCGCCGAGGCGTTCGAGACGTTCCTGCAGACCAAGTTCGTGGGGCAGAAGCGCTTCTCGCTCGAGGGCGGCGAGTCGCTGATCCCGCTGCTCGACGCGGTGATCACCTCCGCGGCGCAGTCGCACCTGGACGAGGTCGTCATCGGCATGGCCCACCGCGGCCGGCTCAACGTCCTGGCCAACATCGTGGGCAAGTCCTACGGCCAGATCTTCGGTGAGTTCGAGGGCAACCTCGACCCCCGCAGCGCGCAGGGCTCCGGCGACGTCAAGTACCACCTGGGCGCCGACGGCGACTTCGTGGCCCGCGACGGCTCCAAGATCCGGACCTCGCTGGTGGCCAACCCGAGCCACCTGGAGACCGTCGACCCGGTCGCCGAGGGCGTCGTGCGCGCCAAACAGGACATCCTCGACGTCGGCGAGGGCGGGTTCACCGTCATGCCGGTCCTCATCCACGGCGACGCGGCCTTCGCCGGCCAGGGTGTCGTGGCCGAGACGCTCAACCTCTCGCAGCTGCGCGGCTACCGCACCGGTGGCTCGATCCACGTCGTGGTCAACAACCAGGTCGGTTTCACGACCGCGCCCGAATACTCCCGCTCCAGCGTCTACGCCACCGACGTGGCCCGGATGATCCAGGCGCCGATCTTCCACGTCAACGGCGACGACCCCGAGCAGTGCGCGCGGGTCGCCCAGCTGGCCTTCGAATACCGGCAGGCGTTCAACAAGGACGTCGTCATCGACATGATCTGCTATCGGCGACGCGGGCACAACGAGTCCGACAACCCGTCGTTCACGCAGCCGCTGATGTACGACCTCATCGACGCCAAGCGCTCGGTACGCAAGCTCTACACCGAGGCGCTGATCGGCCGCGGCGACATCAGCGTAGAAGAGGCCGAGCAGGCACTGCGCGACTACCAGGAGCAGCTCGAGCGGGCGTTCAGCGAGACCCGTGAGGCGATCAACCAGCCGCCGCAGGACAGCTTCACCAAGCCGGACACCGAACGCATCCCCGTCGACCATGCGAGCGTGCCCTCGGCCATCTCCGAGGAGACGGTGAAGCGCATCCTCGACACCCAGGTCAACCCGCCGGAGGGCTTCACCCCGCACCCGCGCGTGCAGCCGCTGCTGCAGAAGCGCGCGCAGATGGTCGAGGACGACGCGATCGACTGGGCGACCGGTGAGATGTTCGCCCTCGGCGGGCTGCTCATCGACGGCCGTCCGGTGCGCCTCGTCGGCCAGGACACGCGCCGTGGCACCTTCGGCCAGCGGCACGCCGTGCTGTTCGACCGCAAGACCGGCGAGGAGTACACCCCACTCAAGCAGTTCGGCCAGGGCACCTCGAAGTTCTACGTGCACGACTCGCTCCTGAGCGAGTACGCCGCGATGGGCTTCGAGTACGGCTACTCCATGACCCGGCCGGACGCGCTGGTCTGCTGGGAGGCCCAGTTCGGCGACTTCGCCAACGGCGCCCAGTCGATCATGGACGAGTACGTCTCGTCGGGCGAGCAGAAGTGGGGGCAGCACTCCTCCGTCGTGTTGCTGCTGCCGCACGGCCACGAGGGCCAGGGGCCGGACCACACCTCCGCGCGCATCGAGCGCTACCTGCAGGACTGCGCGCAGGACAACATGACGGTGGCCCAGCCGACCACCCCGGCGAACTACTTCCACCTGCTGCGCTGGCAGGCACTGTCGCCGCGGGAAAAGCCGCTGATCGTCTTCACGCCGAAGTCGATGCTGCGGCTCAAGGCGGCGACGTCGGCCATCTCGGAGTTCACCTCGGGGACCTTCCTGCCGGTGATCGGCGACACGGTGGAGCCCGGAGACGTACGCCGGGTCGTGTTCACCACCGGCAAGCTCTACTACGACCTGGACAAGGCTCGCGCGAAGTCCGGCGACACCTCGACGGCGCTCGTACGCGTCGAGCGGCTCTATCCGCTCCCGGTCGACGAGATCAAGGCCGAGCTCGCGAAGTACTCCTCCGACGCCGAGCTCATCTGGGCACAGGAAGAGCCCGCCAACATGGGTGCGTGGCCCTTCATGGCGCTCAAGCTGCCGCCCCACCTCGAGGGCCGCGAGCTGAAGCGGGTCTCCCGCAAGGCCAGCTCGTCCCCGGCGGTGGGTTCGGCCAAGATACACACGGCCGAGCAGCAGGGTCTGGTCGCCGCCATCTTCGGCGAGGACTGA
- a CDS encoding DUF6104 family protein, with protein sequence MYFTDRGIEELAERRGEEEVSLAWVADRLREFVDLNPEFETPVERLATWLARLADEDDD encoded by the coding sequence ATGTACTTCACCGATCGAGGTATCGAGGAGCTCGCCGAACGCCGTGGCGAGGAGGAGGTCTCCCTTGCCTGGGTGGCCGACCGCCTCAGGGAGTTCGTCGATCTGAACCCCGAGTTCGAGACGCCGGTCGAACGCCTCGCCACCTGGCTGGCGAGGCTGGCCGACGAGGACGACGACTGA
- a CDS encoding DUF4097 family beta strand repeat-containing protein — MARWTVDEPTKIDFDGVVALKANIVAGTVSVLPTGDRPTLHVSEISGHPLEVVHEAGMLSLTQKRSGMEGVLKWLQNTKGRTTITVTVPEDCPVTLNLVTANAIVTGMSGRVSVRTASGDVTFDGVTGTIDANTATGAIEGQGVGGSVTFNSVSGDLALAGGAVDRLNAHSVSGRITTDVDLRAAARVQVRTVSGEVTMRLPKSTSAKVTLSSMGGRIDAAFDGLGREERGVPKSVTGTLGDGTASLTVNSVSGAVTLLSRPDPEALKREGDHDR; from the coding sequence ATGGCGCGCTGGACGGTCGATGAGCCGACGAAGATCGATTTCGACGGCGTGGTCGCGCTCAAGGCGAACATCGTGGCGGGCACGGTCTCGGTACTCCCGACCGGCGACCGCCCCACCCTGCACGTGAGCGAGATCTCCGGGCATCCACTCGAGGTCGTACACGAGGCGGGCATGCTGAGCCTCACCCAGAAGCGCAGCGGCATGGAGGGCGTCCTCAAGTGGTTGCAGAACACCAAGGGGCGCACCACGATCACGGTGACGGTGCCCGAGGACTGCCCGGTCACCCTCAACCTCGTCACCGCGAACGCGATCGTCACCGGGATGTCCGGGCGCGTCTCGGTCCGGACGGCCTCCGGTGACGTCACCTTCGACGGCGTGACCGGGACGATCGACGCCAACACGGCGACCGGCGCGATCGAGGGCCAGGGGGTCGGCGGCTCGGTGACCTTCAACTCCGTCTCCGGCGACCTCGCTCTGGCCGGCGGCGCCGTCGACCGGCTGAACGCCCACTCCGTCAGCGGCCGGATCACCACCGACGTCGACCTCCGTGCCGCCGCCCGCGTACAGGTCAGGACCGTCTCGGGCGAGGTGACCATGCGCCTGCCGAAGTCGACGTCGGCCAAGGTCACGCTGAGTTCGATGGGCGGGCGGATCGACGCCGCGTTCGACGGGCTCGGCCGCGAGGAACGCGGCGTACCCAAGAGCGTCACCGGTACGCTCGGCGACGGCACGGCGTCACTGACCGTCAACTCCGTCTCCGGCGCCGTAACGCTCCTGAGCCGTCCCGATCCGGAAGCACTGAAGCGAGAAGGTGACCACGACCGATGA
- a CDS encoding PadR family transcriptional regulator, giving the protein MSPVFGHGRLRLYLLKLLEESPRHGYEVIRLLQDRFLGVYSPSPGTIYPRLARLEEEGLVTHEVVKGKKVYRLTDAGRAELERRMDELAELEDELTESVRDIAREVQEDVRDTVRSLREELTHAAREMRKQGPVGATQNLKDTTQRQKEEWRRQKDYWKDQKRVWKEEWRHTWEDAWATATGSQDEATRVKLDRVLRRFVEEIREASQDGLDTEQLTRTRELLTETSKRIRSEILHSDDRPSEQ; this is encoded by the coding sequence ATGAGTCCCGTGTTCGGCCACGGCCGGCTGAGGCTGTACCTGCTGAAGCTGCTCGAAGAGAGCCCACGGCACGGCTATGAGGTCATCCGGCTGCTCCAGGATCGCTTCCTCGGCGTCTACTCCCCCTCCCCGGGCACCATCTACCCGCGGCTGGCGAGGCTGGAGGAAGAAGGGCTCGTCACCCACGAGGTGGTCAAGGGCAAGAAGGTCTACCGGCTGACCGACGCGGGCCGCGCCGAGCTGGAGCGGCGCATGGACGAACTGGCCGAGCTGGAGGACGAGCTGACCGAGTCCGTACGCGACATCGCCCGCGAGGTCCAGGAGGACGTGCGCGACACCGTACGGTCACTGCGCGAGGAGCTGACCCACGCCGCGCGCGAGATGCGCAAGCAGGGCCCGGTGGGCGCGACGCAGAACCTCAAGGACACCACTCAGCGCCAGAAGGAAGAGTGGCGGCGCCAGAAGGATTACTGGAAGGACCAGAAGCGCGTCTGGAAGGAAGAGTGGCGCCACACCTGGGAGGACGCCTGGGCGACCGCCACGGGTTCGCAGGACGAGGCCACGCGCGTCAAGCTCGACCGCGTGCTGCGCAGGTTCGTCGAGGAGATACGCGAGGCTTCGCAGGACGGCCTGGACACCGAGCAGCTCACGCGCACGCGTGAGCTGCTCACCGAGACGTCCAAGCGCATCCGGTCGGAGATCCTGCACTCCGACGACCGGCCGTCAGAGCAGTAG
- a CDS encoding zinc-binding dehydrogenase, whose translation MFAVTAARIDADNPLDGMELGERPDPTVPEGWTTVTVKAAALNHHDVWTLRGVGIREDRLPIILGGDAAGIDEDGNEVIVHSVIGDLERGGGDETLDPKRSLLSEVHDGTFAQKVAVPRRNLVPKPASLSFEEAACLPTAWLTAYRMLFDKAGLQPGATVLVQGAGGGVATAAIALGSAAGYRVWATSRSADKRKRALDLGADQAFESGARLPERVDAVLETVGEATWSHSLKSLRPGGRIVVSGATSGEVPPAELNRVFFLQLSVVGSSMGTRDQLVRLARFLDVTGVRPLVDRVLPLEQARDGFAAMADGKIFGKIVFTP comes from the coding sequence ATGTTCGCCGTCACCGCAGCACGCATCGATGCCGACAATCCGCTCGACGGGATGGAGCTCGGGGAGCGTCCCGACCCCACGGTTCCCGAGGGCTGGACGACCGTGACCGTCAAGGCCGCCGCGCTCAACCACCACGACGTCTGGACCCTCCGCGGCGTCGGGATACGTGAGGACCGGCTTCCGATCATCCTGGGCGGTGACGCGGCCGGGATCGACGAGGACGGTAACGAAGTGATCGTCCATTCCGTCATCGGCGACCTGGAGCGCGGCGGGGGCGACGAGACGCTCGACCCGAAGCGTTCGCTGCTCTCGGAGGTCCACGACGGCACGTTCGCGCAGAAGGTCGCGGTTCCCCGTCGCAACCTCGTGCCCAAGCCCGCCTCGCTGTCGTTCGAAGAGGCCGCCTGCCTGCCGACCGCCTGGCTGACCGCGTACCGCATGCTCTTCGACAAGGCCGGCCTCCAGCCGGGCGCCACCGTCCTCGTCCAGGGTGCCGGCGGCGGGGTCGCGACGGCCGCCATCGCGCTGGGTTCGGCCGCCGGCTATCGCGTCTGGGCGACCAGCCGCAGCGCCGACAAGCGCAAGCGTGCGCTCGACCTCGGTGCCGACCAGGCCTTCGAGTCCGGCGCGCGGCTGCCCGAGCGGGTGGACGCCGTCCTCGAGACCGTCGGCGAGGCCACGTGGAGCCACTCGCTCAAGTCGCTCCGGCCCGGCGGCCGGATCGTCGTCTCCGGTGCCACCAGCGGCGAGGTCCCGCCCGCCGAGCTGAACCGCGTCTTCTTCCTGCAACTGTCGGTCGTCGGGTCGTCCATGGGCACGCGCGACCAGCTCGTACGGCTCGCGCGGTTCCTCGACGTCACCGGCGTGCGCCCGCTGGTCGACCGGGTCCTCCCGCTGGAGCAGGCGCGTGACGGCTTCGCGGCCATGGCCGATGGCAAGATCTTCGGAAAGATCGTCTTTACGCCGTGA
- a CDS encoding type II toxin-antitoxin system VapC family toxin, translated as MLLLDVNVLIYANRLDAVRHEDYRRWVLGVVGGDEPYAVSDFVINGYLRIVTDRRIYKNPTKLEEALLFADGIRNQEHAVVINPGGRHWSIFNDLCRQADAKGKLVPDAYLAALAIEHRCEFISTDRDFGRFPGLRWRRPLG; from the coding sequence ATGCTGCTTCTTGACGTCAATGTCCTGATCTACGCGAACCGGCTCGATGCGGTTCGGCACGAGGACTACCGACGATGGGTCCTGGGTGTGGTCGGGGGAGATGAGCCGTATGCGGTCTCTGACTTCGTCATCAACGGCTATCTCAGGATCGTCACCGACCGTCGGATCTACAAGAACCCCACAAAGCTCGAGGAGGCGTTGCTGTTCGCGGACGGCATCCGCAACCAGGAACACGCCGTGGTGATCAATCCGGGCGGCCGGCACTGGTCGATCTTCAACGACCTCTGCCGGCAGGCCGACGCGAAAGGCAAGCTCGTCCCGGACGCCTACCTCGCGGCACTGGCCATCGAGCACCGATGCGAGTTCATCAGCACCGATCGCGACTTCGGCCGCTTTCCCGGATTGCGGTGGCGACGCCCACTCGGGTAG
- a CDS encoding DUF2191 domain-containing protein: MRRTTVRIDDELLADAKAFAAKHGRSLNSVVEDALYQLLRRTRESGERPHVDLPVSGGGGLQPGWAPDTDIKEIAYEVVVQDYMREQDRGDAAS, translated from the coding sequence ATGCGGAGGACCACAGTGCGGATCGACGACGAGCTCCTGGCGGACGCCAAGGCGTTCGCGGCCAAGCACGGCCGCAGCCTCAACTCGGTAGTGGAGGACGCCTTGTACCAACTGCTCAGACGCACACGGGAGAGCGGCGAGCGCCCGCACGTCGATCTCCCCGTGTCCGGAGGTGGAGGACTCCAGCCCGGCTGGGCTCCGGATACGGACATCAAGGAGATCGCCTATGAGGTGGTCGTGCAGGACTACATGAGGGAGCAGGACCGAGGCGATGCTGCTTCTTGA
- a CDS encoding NAD(P)-dependent malic enzyme, with amino-acid sequence MAAKPDGSTDHDYDADPAFALHRGGKLEVRSTVPVRDRDDLSLAYTPGVARVCMAIAEEPELVHDYTWVSKVVAVVTDGTAVLGLGDIGPAAAMPVMEGKALLFKEFGGLDSVPICLDCTDADDLVETVIRLAPSFGGINLEDISAPRCFEIEDRLRAALDIPVFHDDQHGTAIVVLAALRNASRLIGKPLSEMRGVVAGAGASGVAVSRILLEAGLGDIAISDSKGLIYEGRDGLNPVKQALARDSNRSALKGSTEDALVGADVFIGLSGGTIREDCVDAMADDAIVFALSNPDPEIQPDVARRHARVVATGRSDYPNQINNVLAFPGVFRGALDVRAHSITEGMKLAAATALAGVVGDELSEDYVIPSPFDERVAPAVTKAVADQARKEGVARI; translated from the coding sequence GTGGCTGCCAAGCCTGATGGATCGACTGATCATGACTACGACGCCGATCCGGCGTTCGCGCTGCACCGAGGGGGCAAACTCGAGGTGCGCTCGACCGTTCCGGTACGCGACCGGGACGATCTTTCACTCGCCTACACGCCGGGCGTCGCCCGCGTCTGCATGGCGATCGCGGAGGAGCCGGAGCTCGTCCACGACTACACCTGGGTCTCCAAGGTGGTGGCGGTGGTCACCGACGGCACCGCCGTACTCGGCCTCGGCGACATCGGCCCCGCCGCCGCGATGCCGGTGATGGAGGGCAAGGCCCTGCTCTTCAAGGAGTTCGGCGGCCTGGACTCCGTGCCGATCTGCCTCGACTGCACCGACGCCGACGACCTCGTCGAGACCGTCATCCGGCTGGCCCCCAGCTTCGGCGGCATCAACCTCGAGGACATCAGCGCGCCGCGCTGCTTCGAGATCGAGGACCGCCTGCGGGCCGCGCTCGACATCCCGGTCTTCCACGACGACCAGCACGGCACCGCGATCGTGGTGCTCGCCGCGCTGCGCAACGCCTCCCGCCTCATCGGCAAGCCGCTGTCGGAGATGCGCGGCGTCGTTGCCGGAGCCGGCGCCTCGGGCGTCGCCGTCTCCCGCATCCTGCTGGAGGCCGGCCTCGGCGACATCGCGATCTCCGACAGCAAGGGCCTGATCTACGAGGGCCGTGACGGGCTGAACCCCGTCAAGCAGGCGCTGGCACGTGACTCCAACCGCTCGGCGCTCAAGGGCTCGACGGAGGACGCCCTGGTCGGCGCCGATGTGTTCATCGGCCTCTCGGGCGGCACCATCCGCGAGGACTGCGTGGACGCCATGGCCGACGACGCCATCGTCTTCGCGCTGTCCAACCCCGACCCGGAGATCCAGCCGGATGTCGCGCGGCGGCATGCCCGCGTGGTCGCGACCGGCCGCAGTGACTACCCCAACCAGATCAACAACGTGCTGGCCTTCCCCGGGGTCTTCCGTGGCGCCCTGGACGTACGGGCCCACTCGATCACCGAGGGCATGAAGCTCGCCGCCGCCACGGCGCTCGCCGGCGTGGTGGGCGACGAGCTGTCGGAGGACTACGTCATCCCGAGCCCGTTCGACGAGCGCGTCGCCCCGGCCGTGACCAAGGCCGTGGCCGACCAGGCTCGCAAGGAGGGCGTCGCCCGCATCTGA